A section of the Pochonia chlamydosporia 170 chromosome 2, whole genome shotgun sequence genome encodes:
- a CDS encoding penicillin-binding protein (similar to Beauveria bassiana ARSEF 2860 XP_008600689.1), with protein sequence MARIRRLGLPAAALLLAIQCPISIASRFQQPIVGAGAAARDHSTPGNPFTDEFGEYITDLLEEWKVPGVSIAVIDGQEGYGFAILPDTPATPETLWHGGSTTKAFVDATLAHLISNGSYHVLEGGWSTPISSIIRDDFVLQDEWSTNHITLEDAASHRTGMPRHDLSWARLRDGKRVSNQDIVRNLRNLPPTAPPRVIWQYCNLMYITLAHVIETVTGEGLKDALRDVIWGPLGMTSTYLDRQEAEDRGEPLAHGYVWDPKTKEYSPVSDTVRESSGAGGIVSNVLDYSKWLKCLLYQTGPFSNSTHAEIRKPRMVEETEPSRGNDVELYGLGWGRTVLHGQVVYSHNGGTGAFGTDVYWLPDLQYAVAMFGNTAGSSNSVEALVIRKLIEDKLKIPADQRVDLSSGLKKQVEDHRYKLDHAAEILYPNLPSPTLPPSKKPSSLVGTYVDAGYGTLQIKEAVDPEDASSTVLVGDRGDMIMPFDFVLRHVSGDYWIMYLGSSKAPRELGDAVAAKFSFGADGQASGLEVTWDQARPGLKEVKVLFNKME encoded by the exons ATGGCACGGATTAGGCGTCTCGGCTTACCAGCAGCAGCGCTATTGCTGGCGATACAATGCCCAATTTCAATTGCTTCACGATTTCAGCAACCAattgttggtgctggtgctgctgccagGGATCATTCAACGCCCGGTAACCCATTTACAGATGAATTTGGGGAATACATCACCGATCTGCTGGAAGAGTGGAAGGTACCAGGAGTGTCAATCGCCGTTATCGATGGCCAAGAG GGCTACGGATTCGCAATTCTTCCGGATACGCCAGCAACTCCGGAGACACTATGGCATGGAGGCTCAACAACCAAAGCGTTTGTCGATGCCACGCTGGCTCATTTGATCTCAAACGGATCCTACCATGTTCTCGAAGGCGGCTGGTCCACGCCAATTTCTTCCATCATCCGCGATGACTTTGTGCTTCAAGATGAGTGGTCTACCAACCACATAACGTTGGAAGACGCCGCTAGTCATCGCACAGGCATGCCTCGTCACGACCTGTCATGGGCTCGTCTTAGAGATGGAAAACGTGTGTCGAACCAGGACATTGTTCGAAATCTTCGAAATTTACCCCCTACTGCTCCGCCTCGTGTGATTTGGCAGTACTGCAACCTCATGTACATTACCCTTGCGCATGTGATTGAGACCGTCACTGGCGAGGGACTGAAAGACGCTTTACGAGACGTCATTTGGGGGCCGCTGGGCATGACATCTACGTACCTAGACCGACAAGAGGCGGAAGATAGAGGCGAGCCGCTCGCGCATGGCTATGTGTGGGATCCAAAGACTAAGGAATACAGCCCCGTCTCTGACACCGTTCGAGAATCCAGTGGCGCGGGCGGAATCGTCTCCAACGTATTGGATTATTCAAAATGGCTAAAGTGTCTCTTGTATCAAACCGGGCCTTTTTCCAACAGCACTCATGCCGAGATTCGAAAACCGCGGATGGTAGAAGAGACCGAACCATCGAGGGGCAATGATGTAGAGTTATATGGTCTGGGTTGGGGACGTACTGTCCTACACGGCCAGGTCGTGTACTCGCACAATGGAGGAACTGGGGCCTTCGGGACCGACGTTTACTGGCTTCCAGATTTGCAATATGCCGTGGCGATGTTCGGTAATACCGCCGGCTCTTCGAACTCGGTCGAGGCTCTTGTCATACGAAAGTTGATCGAGGATAAACTCAAGATTCCTGCGGACCAGCGCGTCGATCTTTCAAGCGG ACTGAAGAAGCAAGTGGAAGACCATCGATACAAGCTCGACCACGCCGCAGAAATTTTGTACCCCAACCTACCGTCGCCAACTCTCCCGCCAAGCAAAAAGCCTAGTAGCCTTGTCGGGACCTATGTCGACGCAGGATACGGCACACTCCAGATCAAGGAAGCAGTCGACCCAGAAGACGCCAGCTCCACAGTCCTCGTCGGCGATCGCGGAGACATGATTATGCCTTTCGACTTTGTGCTGCGACACGTCTCGGGCGATTACTGGATCATGTATCTCGGCAGTTCGAAAGCGCCTCGAGAACTGGGAGACGCGGTGGCAGCCAAATTCAGTTTTGGGGCCGATGGACAGGCGTCAGGACTAGAGGTGACTTGGGAccaagccaggccaggctTGAAGGAGGTCAAGGTTCTATTTAACAAGATGGAATAG